Proteins encoded within one genomic window of Microbacterium soli:
- a CDS encoding carbohydrate ABC transporter permease, with the protein MTLTLPARQTSPAPTHPTATRRPSRRRRISPLATGVLLVGAVYCLVPVVWVLMAASKSPRELFTTFSFLPGSGFLDNLASLATYGGGVFWQWALNSVLYAGVGAVLSTLVSAMAGYALAKFAFRGRELLFAAILAGVLVPGIVLAVPQYLLLAQIGLAGTYWSVLLPSIINPFGIFLCRVFAQAAVPSDTMEAARIDGAGEVRIFTTIVLPMMIQGLVTVFLLQFVGIWNNFLLPFIMLSDQDYYPLTLGLYTFLSRGAGDSDLYPLVIMGSAVSVVPLILLVMGLQRFWRADLLAGGLKG; encoded by the coding sequence ATGACCCTCACCCTCCCCGCCCGGCAGACGTCCCCCGCCCCGACGCACCCCACGGCGACGAGGCGCCCCAGCCGCCGCAGGCGCATCTCCCCCCTCGCCACCGGCGTGCTGCTCGTCGGCGCCGTGTACTGCCTGGTGCCCGTCGTCTGGGTGCTCATGGCCGCGTCGAAGTCACCGCGCGAGCTGTTCACCACGTTCTCCTTCCTCCCCGGAAGCGGATTCCTCGACAACCTCGCATCGCTGGCCACCTACGGCGGCGGCGTGTTCTGGCAGTGGGCGCTCAACAGCGTCCTGTACGCCGGCGTCGGCGCGGTGCTGTCCACGCTCGTGTCCGCGATGGCCGGGTACGCGCTGGCGAAGTTCGCGTTCCGCGGCCGTGAGCTGCTGTTCGCGGCCATCCTCGCGGGCGTGCTCGTGCCGGGCATCGTCCTGGCCGTGCCGCAATACCTGCTGCTGGCGCAGATCGGCCTGGCCGGCACCTACTGGTCGGTGCTCCTGCCCTCGATCATCAACCCGTTCGGGATCTTCCTGTGCCGCGTCTTCGCCCAGGCCGCCGTGCCCAGCGACACCATGGAGGCGGCGCGCATCGACGGCGCCGGCGAGGTCAGGATCTTCACGACCATCGTGCTGCCGATGATGATCCAGGGCCTGGTGACGGTGTTCCTCCTGCAGTTCGTGGGCATCTGGAACAACTTCCTCCTGCCGTTCATCATGCTCTCCGACCAGGACTACTACCCGCTGACGCTGGGGCTGTACACTTTCCTGTCCCGCGGTGCCGGCGACTCCGACCTGTACCCGCTCGTGATCATGGGCTCGGCCGTGTCGGTGGTGCCGCTGATCCTGCTGGTCATGGGGCTGCAGCGGTTCTGGCGGGCCGACCTGCTGGCCGGCGGCCTGAAGGGCTGA
- a CDS encoding ABC1 kinase family protein, with protein MADAVGTHRARYRRILAFAARAFVQLWWFELVLPRLGLASVADRGRDRRMLRLVRRFRDLAVGLGGLMIKVGQFLSSRLDVLPPEITTELAGLQDEVPAVPFAQIRSAAEAELGMPLERAFASFDPVPVAAASLGQAHRAVLTAADTADTGLEHVIVKVQRPGIDAIVATDLAALRRVARWAQRIRLVRDRMDAPGLAEEFAQTSREEIDYLHEAAGAERFAECFRDDPQVSAPAVVWERTARRVLTLEDVTAIKINDTDALRAAGIDPAEVAVLFARVMLDQVFTHSFVHADPHPGNIFVTPLADPAGPAWRLAFVDFGMMAEVPDNLRAGLRTLVIAIASRDGHGLVEAAKQIGVLLPTTRTAELERALGVLFARFGGMGIHELRDVDPRELADFGAEFGRTVRSLPVQFPEQMLLLIRAVSLTSGLCSALDETFNIWVPVEPYADRLLRDQTGGLLRDLGAQTLSNAGALWRLPARVDDALDRLDAGTLAFDVSGLEGRLDRIIRVAYRVVSAVLFSGMLVGGVLLLASVPPLGIVLMCASAIPLLHAVFGRR; from the coding sequence ATGGCGGACGCCGTCGGAACGCACCGCGCCCGCTATCGCCGCATCCTGGCGTTCGCCGCCCGCGCGTTCGTGCAGCTGTGGTGGTTCGAGCTCGTGCTGCCGCGACTGGGCCTGGCATCCGTCGCCGATCGCGGCCGGGACAGACGGATGCTGCGCCTCGTGCGCCGCTTCCGCGACCTCGCCGTCGGGCTCGGCGGCCTGATGATCAAGGTCGGGCAGTTCCTCTCCTCGCGACTGGACGTGCTGCCGCCGGAGATCACGACCGAACTGGCGGGCCTGCAGGACGAGGTGCCCGCCGTCCCGTTCGCGCAGATCCGCTCCGCCGCGGAGGCCGAGCTCGGGATGCCGCTGGAGCGCGCCTTCGCCTCCTTCGATCCCGTCCCGGTGGCGGCGGCGTCGCTCGGGCAGGCGCACCGCGCCGTCCTCACCGCGGCCGACACCGCCGACACCGGGCTGGAGCACGTCATCGTGAAGGTGCAGCGCCCCGGCATCGACGCGATCGTGGCGACCGACCTCGCCGCCCTGCGCCGCGTGGCGCGCTGGGCGCAGCGCATCCGGCTCGTGCGCGACCGGATGGATGCGCCGGGGCTGGCCGAGGAGTTCGCGCAGACCAGCCGCGAGGAGATCGACTATCTGCACGAGGCGGCCGGTGCCGAGCGGTTCGCCGAGTGCTTCCGTGACGACCCACAGGTGTCCGCCCCGGCGGTGGTCTGGGAGCGCACCGCACGTCGCGTGCTGACCCTTGAGGACGTCACGGCGATCAAGATCAACGACACGGATGCGCTGCGCGCGGCCGGCATCGACCCCGCAGAGGTCGCCGTGCTGTTCGCCCGGGTCATGCTGGACCAGGTGTTCACGCACTCCTTCGTGCACGCCGACCCGCATCCCGGGAACATCTTCGTCACCCCGCTGGCCGACCCGGCGGGCCCGGCGTGGCGGCTCGCGTTCGTCGACTTCGGGATGATGGCCGAGGTCCCCGACAACCTCCGCGCGGGGCTGCGCACCCTCGTGATCGCCATCGCCTCGCGCGACGGTCATGGGCTCGTCGAAGCCGCCAAGCAGATCGGCGTGCTGCTGCCCACGACGCGCACAGCCGAGCTGGAGCGGGCGCTGGGCGTGCTGTTCGCGCGCTTCGGCGGTATGGGCATCCATGAGCTGCGCGACGTCGATCCGCGCGAACTGGCGGACTTCGGCGCCGAGTTCGGCCGGACCGTACGGTCGCTGCCCGTGCAGTTCCCCGAGCAGATGCTGCTGCTCATCCGCGCCGTGTCGCTGACCTCAGGCCTGTGCAGCGCACTGGACGAGACCTTCAACATCTGGGTGCCCGTCGAGCCGTACGCCGACCGACTGCTGCGCGATCAGACCGGCGGCCTGCTCCGCGACCTCGGCGCGCAGACGCTGTCGAACGCCGGTGCACTGTGGCGGCTGCCGGCTCGCGTCGACGACGCCCTGGACCGGCTCGACGCCGGCACCCTCGCGTTCGACGTCTCCGGGCTGGAGGGCAGGCTCGACCGGATCATCCGCGTCGCGTACCGCGTCGTCTCGGCCGTGCTGTTCTCCGGGATGCTGGTCGGGGGCGTCCTGCTGCTGGCATCCGTCCCGCCGCTGGGGATCGTGCTCATGTGCGCCTCGGCGATCCCGCTGCTGCACGCCGTGTTCGGGCGGCGGTGA
- a CDS encoding PadR family transcriptional regulator: MDGSFPSGGFGFGTGGGSGNPLAGVWEAMEQLRAGLEQRVSGSRMARGDVRSAVLSLLAERPMHGYQIITEIADRSGGAWRPSAGSVYPTLQQLADEGLITAEEQGGRKTYSLTDAGVAASEEAAEKPAPWESAGRRSAGVHTALPKAGMELAAAAAQVARTGSPEQVQEAVAVLEDARRRLYAILAEG; this comes from the coding sequence ATGGACGGATCATTCCCCTCCGGCGGATTCGGTTTCGGAACCGGCGGCGGCTCGGGCAACCCGCTCGCCGGCGTCTGGGAGGCGATGGAGCAGCTGCGGGCAGGCCTCGAGCAGCGGGTCAGCGGGTCGCGGATGGCCCGCGGCGACGTGCGCTCCGCCGTCCTCAGCCTGCTGGCCGAGCGGCCCATGCACGGCTATCAGATCATCACCGAGATCGCCGATCGCTCCGGTGGCGCGTGGCGGCCCAGCGCCGGGTCGGTGTATCCGACGCTGCAGCAGCTCGCCGACGAGGGCCTCATCACGGCGGAGGAGCAGGGCGGCCGCAAGACGTACTCGCTCACGGACGCCGGAGTCGCGGCATCCGAGGAGGCGGCCGAGAAGCCCGCGCCGTGGGAGTCCGCCGGCCGGCGCTCGGCGGGCGTGCACACCGCCCTCCCCAAGGCGGGCATGGAGCTCGCGGCCGCGGCAGCCCAGGTGGCCCGCACCGGGTCGCCGGAGCAGGTGCAGGAGGCCGTCGCCGTCCTCGAAGACGCACGGCGTAGGCTGTACGCCATCCTCGCCGAGGGGTGA
- a CDS encoding IclR family transcriptional regulator yields MVASSPGTVQSVARAFALLEALAASGGEGALASLASDTGLAVPTAHRLLNTMQELGYVRQLEDRRYALGAGLIGLGRHAVPEIADAAMPLLTDLEEAFRETANLAVLDGDLVLYAGQVASRQRMRMFTEVGRRVLPHSTGVGKAMLSTMPEPQVRALIQRTGLPRFTPQTLVDEEAFLADLRRSRARGFAADDSEQEVGVRCIAVAVPGLGRPAALSVSGPAARITDARVPEVVRALTDAAAELARLAG; encoded by the coding sequence ATGGTCGCCTCGTCCCCAGGAACCGTGCAGTCCGTCGCCCGCGCCTTCGCGCTGCTGGAGGCGCTCGCCGCGTCCGGCGGCGAGGGGGCGCTGGCTTCCCTGGCGTCCGACACCGGTCTCGCCGTCCCCACCGCGCATCGGCTGCTGAACACCATGCAGGAGCTCGGCTACGTACGGCAGCTCGAGGACCGCCGCTACGCGCTCGGCGCGGGGCTGATCGGGCTGGGCAGGCACGCGGTGCCGGAGATCGCGGATGCCGCGATGCCCCTGCTCACCGACCTGGAGGAGGCGTTCCGGGAGACGGCGAACCTCGCCGTGCTCGACGGGGATCTCGTGCTGTACGCGGGTCAGGTGGCATCCCGGCAGCGGATGCGGATGTTCACCGAGGTCGGCCGTCGCGTGCTGCCGCACTCCACCGGCGTCGGCAAGGCCATGCTCTCCACCATGCCCGAGCCGCAGGTGCGCGCCCTCATCCAGCGCACGGGTCTGCCGCGCTTCACCCCGCAGACGCTCGTGGACGAGGAGGCGTTCCTCGCCGACCTGCGCCGCTCGCGCGCACGGGGATTCGCCGCCGACGACAGCGAGCAGGAGGTCGGCGTGCGCTGCATCGCCGTGGCGGTGCCGGGGCTGGGCAGGCCTGCGGCGCTGTCGGTGTCGGGCCCCGCGGCGAGGATCACGGACGCCCGGGTGCCCGAGGTGGTGCGGGCGCTGACGGATGCCGCGGCCGAGCTCGCACGACTGGCGGGCTGA
- a CDS encoding heme-binding protein: MNTRQITAISYSTAARAVQLAIEVGEKAGVRVVAAVADPSMTLIAYGMSDGATPHSAETSRRKAATAASTRRRTALMPDAVAISLPLGTGGLLTNIDGGFPLFFDDEHVGGLGVAGGTPAQDAEIALETLRLLGARTEGAGL; encoded by the coding sequence ATGAACACCCGACAGATCACCGCGATCTCCTACAGCACGGCCGCACGCGCCGTTCAGCTCGCCATCGAGGTGGGCGAGAAGGCCGGCGTCCGCGTCGTCGCGGCTGTCGCCGACCCGTCGATGACGCTCATCGCCTACGGCATGTCCGACGGCGCGACACCGCACAGCGCCGAGACCAGCCGCCGCAAGGCCGCCACCGCCGCATCCACACGCCGCCGCACCGCACTCATGCCGGATGCCGTCGCGATCTCCCTGCCGCTGGGCACCGGCGGGCTGCTCACGAACATCGACGGCGGATTCCCGCTCTTCTTCGACGACGAGCATGTCGGCGGCCTCGGCGTCGCGGGCGGCACACCCGCCCAGGACGCCGAGATCGCCCTCGAGACGCTGCGCCTGCTGGGCGCCCGCACGGAAGGAGCCGGGCTGTGA
- a CDS encoding malate synthase G: protein MTTTTTETAYLDRADLKVAREIVGFAETSLTDAGLDADAFWAGVSAIVHDLGPRNAELLRTRDELQARIDDYHRAHPGRPEPAAYKAFLTEIGYLVPEPAPFAVTTENVDPEIATMAGPQLVVPLLNARFTLNAANARWGSLYDALYGTDAIDRTGELAPGGGYNAVRGSEVIARGRALLDEVAPLDAGSHTDAAAYRVDAEGLAVETAAGIRRLADPAAFVGHAGDAAAPSAILLRHHGLHVEIAIDREGAIGATDAAGVQDIVLESAITTIVDLEDSVAAVDAEDKALGYANWRGLMDGTLTEEVSKGGRTFTRRLAADRTYTGRDGAEFTLPGRSVLFIRNVGHLMRTDAVLDRDGGEVFEGILDAIMTALGALPELTGPNRGANSRTGSMYIVKPKMHGPAEAAFTAELFGRVEQLLGLPARTLKVGIMDEERRTSANLAAGIAAASDRVVFINTGFLDRTGDEIHTSLHAGPFLPKAAIKAQPFMQSYEDRNVAVGLSAGLDGRAQIGKGMWAMPDLMHDMLEQKIGHVRSGASTAWVPSPTAATLHALHYHQVDPFAVRPTLPPYDPASLDVLLQPPLAADGELTAEVVATELDNNVQSILGYVVRWIDQGVGCSKVPDIHGIALMEDRATLRISSQLLANWLLHGVITEAEVDAALQRLAPVVDEQNAGDAAYEPLAFAPGAEPGVAYTAARRLILEGAAQPSGYTEPILHALRREKKARARA from the coding sequence GTGACCACCACGACCACCGAGACCGCCTACCTGGATCGCGCCGACCTGAAGGTCGCCCGCGAGATCGTCGGCTTCGCGGAGACGTCCCTGACGGATGCCGGGCTCGACGCCGACGCGTTCTGGGCGGGCGTGTCCGCCATCGTGCACGACCTCGGCCCGCGGAACGCGGAACTGCTGCGCACTCGCGACGAGCTGCAGGCCCGCATCGACGACTACCACCGCGCCCACCCGGGCCGCCCCGAGCCGGCGGCGTACAAGGCGTTCCTGACCGAGATCGGCTATCTGGTCCCCGAGCCCGCACCGTTCGCCGTCACGACCGAGAACGTCGACCCCGAGATCGCGACGATGGCGGGCCCGCAGCTGGTCGTCCCGCTGCTGAACGCCCGCTTCACCCTCAACGCGGCGAACGCCCGCTGGGGCTCGCTGTACGACGCGCTGTACGGCACGGACGCCATCGACCGGACCGGCGAGCTCGCCCCCGGTGGCGGCTACAACGCGGTCCGCGGCAGCGAGGTCATCGCCCGCGGCCGGGCTCTGCTGGATGAGGTCGCCCCGCTCGACGCCGGCTCGCACACGGATGCCGCCGCCTACCGGGTCGATGCCGAGGGTCTCGCGGTGGAGACCGCTGCGGGCATCCGTCGACTGGCCGATCCGGCCGCGTTCGTCGGGCATGCGGGCGACGCCGCCGCGCCGTCCGCGATCCTGCTGCGCCACCACGGGCTGCACGTCGAGATCGCCATCGACCGCGAGGGGGCGATCGGCGCCACGGATGCCGCGGGCGTGCAGGACATCGTGCTGGAGTCGGCGATCACCACCATCGTCGACCTGGAGGATTCGGTCGCGGCGGTGGATGCCGAGGACAAGGCGCTCGGCTACGCCAACTGGCGCGGTCTCATGGACGGCACGCTCACCGAGGAGGTCAGCAAGGGCGGGCGCACCTTCACCCGTCGCCTGGCCGCCGACCGCACCTACACGGGTCGCGACGGCGCGGAGTTCACGCTGCCGGGCCGCTCGGTGCTGTTCATCCGCAACGTCGGCCACCTCATGCGCACGGATGCCGTGCTCGACCGCGATGGCGGGGAGGTGTTCGAGGGCATCCTGGACGCCATCATGACCGCCCTCGGCGCGCTGCCGGAGCTGACCGGGCCGAACCGCGGCGCCAACAGCCGCACGGGTTCGATGTACATCGTCAAGCCGAAGATGCACGGTCCCGCCGAGGCAGCGTTCACGGCCGAGCTGTTCGGCCGGGTCGAGCAGCTGCTGGGGCTGCCCGCGCGCACGCTGAAGGTCGGGATCATGGACGAGGAGCGCCGCACCTCGGCGAACCTCGCCGCCGGGATCGCCGCGGCCTCCGACCGCGTCGTGTTCATCAACACGGGGTTCCTCGATCGCACCGGCGACGAGATCCACACCTCGCTGCATGCCGGCCCCTTCCTGCCCAAGGCCGCCATCAAGGCGCAGCCGTTCATGCAGAGCTACGAGGATCGCAACGTCGCGGTGGGTCTTTCGGCGGGCCTGGACGGGCGCGCGCAGATCGGCAAGGGCATGTGGGCCATGCCCGACCTCATGCACGACATGCTCGAGCAGAAGATCGGGCACGTGCGCTCCGGGGCATCCACCGCCTGGGTGCCGTCGCCGACCGCCGCCACCCTGCACGCGCTGCACTACCACCAGGTGGACCCCTTCGCCGTGCGCCCGACGCTGCCGCCCTATGATCCGGCATCGCTGGATGTGCTGCTGCAGCCGCCGCTCGCGGCCGACGGGGAACTGACGGCGGAGGTCGTGGCGACCGAGCTCGACAACAACGTGCAGTCGATCCTGGGGTATGTCGTGCGCTGGATCGACCAGGGTGTCGGATGCTCGAAGGTGCCCGACATCCACGGCATCGCCCTCATGGAGGATCGCGCGACGCTGCGCATCTCCAGCCAGCTGCTGGCGAACTGGCTGCTGCACGGCGTGATCACCGAAGCCGAGGTGGATGCCGCGCTGCAGCGCCTCGCGCCGGTGGTCGACGAGCAGAACGCCGGGGATGCCGCGTACGAGCCGCTCGCGTTCGCGCCGGGTGCCGAACCGGGCGTCGCCTACACGGCCGCGCGGCGCCTGATCCTGGAGGGGGCGGCCCAGCCCAGCGGCTACACCGAGCCGATCCTGCACGCCCTGCGCCGCGAGAAGAAGGCGCGCGCCCGCGCCTGA
- the panB gene encoding 3-methyl-2-oxobutanoate hydroxymethyltransferase: MSAQGAARPLTLGDLAAKKAAGEPIVMVTAYDHPSAQIAEAAGVDMVLVGDSAAMTVLGHSSTVPVTIEEMLMLTAAVRRGLSAPLLVGDLPFGSYEASDELAVATAQRFVKEAGCDLVKIERGGTTVQRARAIVAAGIPVVGHVGLTPQSATSLGGYRAQGRTAEAALRVIDDALALQDAGCALLVIEAVPAEVTAELVRRLRIPTIGIGAGADADGQVLVWHDLLGIYDGPAAKFVKRYADVRGASLAGVAEYAREVRARAYPAAEHAYPMAPGEHERLQELLTARP; encoded by the coding sequence ATGAGCGCTCAGGGCGCGGCGCGCCCGCTCACCCTGGGCGACCTGGCCGCGAAGAAGGCGGCCGGCGAGCCCATCGTCATGGTCACCGCGTACGACCATCCCAGCGCGCAGATCGCCGAGGCCGCCGGCGTCGACATGGTGCTCGTCGGCGACTCCGCCGCCATGACCGTGCTCGGCCATTCCTCGACCGTGCCGGTCACGATCGAGGAGATGCTCATGCTCACCGCGGCCGTGCGCCGCGGGCTGTCGGCTCCGCTGCTGGTCGGCGATCTGCCGTTCGGCTCCTACGAGGCATCCGACGAGCTCGCGGTCGCGACGGCGCAGCGCTTCGTGAAGGAGGCCGGCTGCGATCTGGTGAAGATCGAGCGCGGCGGCACGACCGTGCAGCGGGCGCGGGCCATCGTCGCCGCGGGCATCCCCGTGGTCGGGCACGTCGGGCTCACCCCGCAGAGCGCCACCTCGCTCGGCGGGTATCGCGCGCAGGGCCGCACGGCCGAGGCCGCGCTGCGGGTGATCGATGACGCCCTCGCCCTGCAGGACGCCGGGTGCGCACTGCTGGTCATCGAGGCGGTGCCGGCCGAGGTCACCGCGGAGCTCGTGCGGCGACTGCGGATCCCCACGATCGGGATCGGAGCGGGGGCGGATGCCGACGGTCAGGTGCTCGTGTGGCATGACCTGCTGGGCATCTACGACGGGCCCGCCGCGAAGTTCGTCAAGCGGTACGCCGACGTGCGCGGCGCATCGCTGGCCGGAGTCGCGGAGTACGCGCGCGAGGTGCGCGCGAGAGCCTACCCCGCCGCCGAGCACGCCTACCCGATGGCCCCCGGGGAGCACGAGCGCCTGCAGGAGCTCCTCACCGCGCGCCCCTGA
- the panD gene encoding aspartate 1-decarboxylase, protein MRRTMLKSKIHRATITGSDLHYVGSITIDADLLDAADILEHEQVSVVDVDNGSRFETYTIAGERGTGTIQVNGAAARLVHAGDTVIIISYGEYSAKDLKTYEPVVVHVDRSNSVIQVDDAVDQLLTEASA, encoded by the coding sequence ATGCGACGCACCATGCTGAAGTCGAAGATCCACCGCGCGACGATCACCGGCAGCGACCTGCACTACGTCGGCTCGATCACCATCGACGCTGACCTGCTGGACGCCGCCGACATCCTCGAGCATGAGCAGGTGAGCGTCGTCGACGTGGACAACGGCTCGCGCTTCGAGACGTACACCATCGCCGGCGAACGGGGAACCGGCACCATCCAGGTCAACGGCGCCGCCGCCCGGCTCGTGCACGCGGGCGACACCGTGATCATCATCTCCTACGGCGAGTACTCGGCGAAGGACCTCAAGACCTACGAGCCGGTCGTCGTGCACGTCGACCGGTCGAACTCCGTCATCCAGGTCGATGACGCCGTCGATCAGCTGCTCACCGAGGCGTCGGCATGA
- the panC gene encoding pantoate--beta-alanine ligase produces MRILRTIAEVRAAVRDARASGGTVGLVPTMGAFHDGHLSLMRAARADNDLVVVSLFVNPTQFGPTEDLDAYPRDEARDAALAEQVGVDILFAPTPAEMYPDGFATSIHVTGVTEVLDGAARGAFHFDGVATVVTKLFGIVAPDVAYFGQKDAQQVLVIRRVVRDLNLDVRIEALPIVREADGLAMSSRNVYLDADARQRATALNRALDAAAAVHAEGEREAATIVAAAQRVLTDAGIRPEYLELRSNDDLRPITRIDGDALLAVAARVGGARLIDNHVLTTS; encoded by the coding sequence ATGAGGATCCTCCGCACCATCGCCGAGGTCCGCGCCGCCGTGCGCGACGCGCGCGCCTCCGGTGGGACGGTCGGCCTCGTCCCCACCATGGGCGCCTTCCACGATGGGCATCTCTCCCTCATGCGCGCCGCCCGCGCGGACAACGACCTCGTCGTCGTCTCGCTGTTCGTCAATCCCACCCAGTTCGGCCCCACCGAGGACCTCGACGCCTACCCCCGCGATGAGGCGCGCGACGCCGCCCTCGCCGAGCAGGTCGGCGTCGACATCCTGTTCGCCCCGACACCCGCCGAGATGTACCCGGACGGCTTCGCCACGAGCATCCACGTCACCGGCGTCACTGAGGTGCTCGACGGTGCGGCGCGCGGCGCGTTCCACTTCGACGGCGTGGCCACCGTCGTCACCAAGCTGTTCGGGATCGTCGCGCCCGACGTCGCCTACTTCGGGCAGAAGGACGCCCAGCAGGTGCTCGTCATCCGCCGCGTCGTGCGTGACCTGAACCTCGATGTGCGCATAGAGGCGCTCCCCATCGTGCGCGAGGCCGACGGTCTCGCGATGAGTTCGCGCAACGTCTACCTCGACGCGGATGCGCGGCAGCGGGCCACGGCGCTGAACCGGGCCCTCGACGCGGCCGCCGCCGTGCACGCGGAAGGGGAGCGCGAGGCGGCGACGATCGTCGCGGCCGCGCAGCGCGTGCTGACGGATGCCGGCATCCGTCCCGAATATCTCGAGCTGCGCTCGAACGATGACCTGCGGCCGATCACGCGCATCGACGGCGACGCGCTGCTGGCCGTGGCCGCCCGCGTGGGCGGCGCCCGACTGATCGACAACCACGTCCTGACCACGTCCTGA
- a CDS encoding DUF2520 domain-containing protein has protein sequence MNTSSESSTTVAVIGAGRLGRVLAVALRHAGFEVRGPLGRTDGIPASDIVLLCVPDAEIATAARAARPHARLLGHVSGATPLDDVDFSLHPLQTFTGAETPDVLRGIGAAVAGRTPDAVHAARTIAEALGARPFTVDDAHRAGYHAAASLSSNLLLTVLDAAERVALAAGIRSEGTRELLAPLVTRTVENWVRTGAAAALTGPIARGDEETVRRQREAVASTVPELSALFDRLCADTAALARRPERVSA, from the coding sequence ATGAACACGTCCTCCGAGTCGTCCACGACCGTCGCCGTCATCGGCGCCGGACGGCTCGGTCGCGTGCTCGCGGTCGCCCTCCGGCACGCCGGCTTCGAGGTGCGGGGTCCGCTCGGCCGCACAGACGGCATCCCGGCATCCGACATCGTCCTGCTGTGCGTCCCGGATGCCGAGATCGCGACAGCCGCCCGCGCCGCGCGCCCGCACGCGAGGCTGCTCGGGCACGTCTCCGGCGCCACGCCGCTCGACGACGTCGACTTCAGCCTGCACCCGCTGCAGACCTTCACCGGCGCGGAGACCCCCGACGTGCTCCGCGGCATCGGCGCGGCCGTCGCCGGACGCACCCCGGATGCCGTGCACGCGGCGCGGACGATCGCAGAGGCCCTCGGCGCCCGGCCGTTCACCGTCGACGACGCCCACCGCGCCGGCTACCACGCGGCCGCCTCCCTCTCCTCCAACCTGCTGCTGACCGTCCTCGACGCCGCGGAGCGCGTGGCGCTCGCCGCCGGCATCCGCTCCGAAGGCACCCGCGAACTGCTGGCCCCGCTCGTCACCCGCACCGTGGAGAACTGGGTGCGCACCGGCGCCGCCGCGGCCCTCACCGGGCCGATCGCCCGTGGCGACGAGGAGACCGTGCGTCGTCAGCGCGAGGCCGTCGCATCCACCGTCCCCGAGCTGAGCGCTCTGTTCGACCGCCTCTGCGCCGACACGGCCGCGCTCGCCCGCAGGCCCGAGCGGGTGAGCGCATGA